The following coding sequences are from one Humulus lupulus chromosome X, drHumLupu1.1, whole genome shotgun sequence window:
- the LOC133806676 gene encoding uncharacterized mitochondrial protein AtMg00810-like, with product MLEKEFEVKDLGALRYFLGMEFARSKMRIFVSQRKYTFDLLKETGMLGSKPNKTPIKMFGGSPIDKGRYQQLVGKLIYLSHTRPDIAFAVSLVSQYMHNPCQRHLNVVYRILTYLKQTLGNVLFFRKTTERKVKVFTDADRVGSVDDRKSTSGYCTLVWGNVITWRSKNQ from the coding sequence ATGTTGGAAAAGGAGTTCGAAGTCAAGGATCTTGGTGCACTTAGGTATTTTTTGGGAATGGAATTTGCTAGAAGCAAAATGAGGATTTTTGTGTCCCAAAGAAAATACACTTTTGATCTCTTAAAGGAGACAGGAATGCTCGGTAGCAAGCCCAATAAAACTCCAATCAAGATGTTTGGAGGAAGTCCAATTGACAAAGGGAGGTACCAACAGCTAGTGGGGAAGCTTATCTACCTCTCACATACTAGACCCGATATTGCCTTTGCGGTAAGTTTGGTCAGTCAATATATGCATAATCCATGTCAACGACATCTCAATGTTGTATATAGAATTCTAACGTATCTCAAGCAAACACTAGGAAATGTTCTTTTCTTCAGAAAGACAACCGAGAGGAAGGTCAAAGTGTTCACAGATGCAGACCGGGTTGGGTCAGTTGATGATCGAAAGTCTACATCTGGGTATTGTACTCTTGTGTGGGGTAATGTGATAACATGGCGAAGTAAAAACCAATAA